In Plasmodium chabaudi chabaudi strain AS genome assembly, chromosome: 10, a single genomic region encodes these proteins:
- a CDS encoding CIR protein codes for MAELMCRKFNNVWTDFPESVGEDGNCQSITSDYWETLFNNKKCGNYIDQVNAVSFWLLVQNFGDGSKFTKNVISDTNIFHYIMIWLIYTLKLKSDDKIDKVMEFYNTCINPTSEYINYIKDTNAYNTYKDLINSKLYFMNTDIKDISNFYDAFKSLCNMYNEFAEDDSRCTQNLEDAKKFVEKYEILLNNNDTGIEDSLYSQILSILSTDYYNFINQCYKKKVGCGYFPSLPVYPRSFSIKMTLIPITFIFVAIPIFLEFAYKYSLFGFGKRSQKQHLREKRKKIKKKEYNYILLEENDYSRNSNNY; via the exons atgGCTGAGCTTATg TGTCGAAAGTTCAATAATGTATGGACTGATTTTCCCGAGAGCGTGGGTGAAGATGGAAACTGTCAATCAATCACTAGTGATTATTGGGAAACATTattcaataataaaaaatgtggtAATTATATCGATCAAGTTAATGCTGTATCATTTTGGTTACTTGTACAAAATTTTGGGGATGGTTCGAAGTTTACGAAAAATGTAATTAGTGATAccaatatttttcattacatTATGATATGGCTAATTTATACGTTAAAACTAAAGAGTGATGACAAAATCGACAAAGTAAtggaattttataatacttGTATAAATCCTACTTcggaatatattaattatataaaagataCTAATGCTTATAATACCTATAAGGATCTTATAAATAGTaaactatattttatgaatacgGACATTAAAGATATATCTAACTTTTATGATGCATTTAAATCGTTATGTAACATGTATAATGAATTTGCTGAAGACGATTCACGTTGCACACAAAATTTGGAAGATGCCAAAAAGTTtgttgaaaaatatgaaatacttcttaataataatgatactGGTATTGAAGACAGTCTATATAGTCAAATATTATCTATACTATCAActgattattataattttataaatcaatgctataaaaaaaaagtaggATGTGGTTATTTTCCATCCCTCCCAGTTTATCCACGAAgtttttcaataaaaatgaCGTTAATTCCaattacatttatatttgttgcAATACCTATTTTCTTGGAATTTGCTTAtaag tattcattatttggatTTGGTAAACGGTCTCAAAAACAACATTTAAgagaaaaacgaaaaaaaataaagaagaaagagtataattatatattactcGAAGAGAATGATTATTCCAGgaatagtaataattattGA
- a CDS encoding CIR protein has protein sequence MAYGVCGAINVIEKLIVVNEKDLGVYFSPNQLLKAYCTGRVNDQTGICFSYAEIVSSAVLFLLKLLEIDYHYEDDLKNAKLAEYAILWLSYELNKYSQKGITKLNDFYTQHIEKNEYYNVKITKSSKTYKDIIDRKHDLMNIGIKEISQFYDAFKSLCDMYNELDKENQDCENYFRKANEFVKNFEKLNGNSDINENSSYRKILYTLSTDYDDFKNYFVEKCSDYTYLPTLSKIKTLQFSSITSKLIPVLLAFAIPIFLGIAYKYSLLGFDKRLHIQYLREKRKKIKRKEYNYILFEESDYSRNSNNY, from the exons ATGGCTTATGGAGtg tGTGGTGCAATTAATGTGATCGAGAAACTTATTGTTGTGAACGAGAAGGATTTAGGAGTATATTTTTCCCCTAACCAACTATTGAAGGCTTATTGTACTGGCAGGGTGAATGATCAAACAGGAATATGTTTTAGTTATGCCGAAATAGTTAGCTCTgctgttttatttttactaaaaTTGTTAGAGATTGATTATCATTACGAggatgatttaaaaaatgctaaACTTGCAGAATACGCTATTTTATGGTTAAGTTATGAACTAAATAAATACTCACAAAAAGGAATAACcaaattaaatgatttttatactcaacatatagaaaaaaatgagtaTTATAATGTGAAAATAACTAAATCTAGTAAGACTTATAAGGATATTATAGATAGAAAACATGATTTGATGAATATTGGtattaaagaaatatcTCAATTTTATGATGCATTTAAATCATTATGTGACATGTATAATGAACTtgataaagaaaatcaAGACtgtgaaaattatttcagAAAAGCTAACgaatttgttaaaaattttgaaaaactTAATGGAAATTCtgatattaatgaaaacaGTTCgtatagaaaaatattgtacACTTTATCAACTGATTATgatgattttaaaaattattttgttgaAAAATGTAGTGATTATACCTATCTTCCAACTCTTTCAAAGATAAAAACTCTACAATTTTCGTCGATAACAAGTAAATTAATTCCAGTTTTATTGGCATTTGCAATACCAATTTTCTTGGGAATTGCTTATAAg tatTCATTATTAGGATTCGATAAACGACTtcatatacaatatttaagagaaaaacgaaaaaaaataaagaggaaagagtataattatatattattcgaAGAGAGTGATTATTCCAGgaatagtaataattattGA
- a CDS encoding CIR protein, with the protein MAESSYDIEKVCEAINKIDSHLSVNPDDSTLNSEDFPPLINYCPLVNNDSEHNCKNYEELVSSAFITMLVSFISSNHGEYLDRDKFAEYAILWLCYQLNKKTVNTIDNLNDYYNTYIKGIEKYSDKLEDAENYNSCKDIINKKQYLMNMDINKMSKLYEALKILCDMYTECNGKEESYTDCSKDAQDFVQKFENLNNDPSITGNDSYREILFSLSTNYNNFKNDCAKKCSKCSEIPTLTDIKVPKSYVQDQVESSGVTSPSSSIASTLIPGLSTFAIPAFLGIAYKYSLFGIDKLFQRQYIRKKLKKIKKKMELNI; encoded by the exons ATGGCAGAGTCAAGTTATGATATTGAGAAAGTg tGTGAAgcaattaataaaatcgaTTCACATCTTTCTGTGAATCCGGATGATTCCACATTAAATAGTGAAGATTTCCCGCCATTGATCAATTATTGTCCTCTCGTGAATAATGATAGTGAGcataattgtaaaaattatgaagaaTTAGTTAGCTCTGCTTTTATAACAATGCTAGTAAGTTTTATCAGTAGTAATCATGGCGAATATTTAGATAGGGACAAATTTGCAGAATATGCTATTTTATGGTTATGTTACCaactaaataaaaaaacagtaAATACCATCGATAATCTAaatgattattataatacatatataaaggGTATTGAGAAGTATAGTGATAAATTAGAGGATgctgaaaattataatagttGTAaggatattataaataaaaaacaatatttgaTGAATATGGATATCAACAAAATGTCTAAACTTTATGAagcattaaaaatattatgtgaTATGTATACTGAATGTAATGGAAAAGAAGAAAGTTATACAGATTGTTCGAAAGATGCTCAAGATTTTGTTCAGAAATTTGAAAATCTTAATAATGATCCTAGTATTACTGGAAATGATTCATATAGAGAAATATTGTTTAGTTTATCAactaattataataattttaaaaatgattgtGCTAAAAAATGCAGTAAATGCAGCGAAATTCCAACCCTTACAGATATAAAAGTACCGAAAAGTTATGTACAAGATCAAGTAGAAAGTTCTGGAGTTACATCACCAAGTTCGTCGATAGCAAGCACATTAATTCCAGGTTTATCGACATTTGCAATACCAGCTTTCTTGGGAATTGCTTATAAg tattcattatttggaATTGATAAACTATTCCAAAGAcaatatataagaaaaaaattaaaaaaaataaagaaaaaaatggaacTTAATATATGA
- a CDS encoding fam-a protein, with translation MNKFYIQIVLFLLGIFLYGNNKALAADAAQIKSTQPKFKKRYPTSREIYENNKHLLCANPEETIEAEKLMNEVVKQLEYHATNKDGYRSHPYSPYRGIDYYIKKHDNYTNIEKMEYKVYCNNKYNKVISEIWDPDSKNFLEHGSVKVKIERVYNPNLVLIQQRYKNGPLRREKYFYALVKKVQISHDTTIIAMVSPNVNDHHPSNIKYKNPIIENANSFKIDIDSEDYIRRGKLKKTFVNIAGYYIKKCSTHVDVTYIASIDGRSYYF, from the exons atgaataaattttatattcaaatcgttttgtttcttttaGGCATATTCCTATATGGGAATAATAAAGCCCTTGCAGCTGATGCCGCTCAAATAAAATCTACGCAACCCAAATTCAAAAAACGTTATCCTAC TTCAagagaaatatatgaaaacaaCAAGCACTTATTATGTGCAAATCCCGAAGAAACAATAGAAGCGGAAAAACTTATGAACGAAGTTGTAAAACAGTTAGAATACCATGCAACAAATAAAGACGGTTATAGATCACATCCATACAGTCCTTATCGTGGTAtagattattatataaaaaaacatgataactatacaaatattgaaaaaatggaatataAAGTTTATTGCAACAATAAG TATAATAAAGTAATAAGCGAGATATGGGATCCCGATAGTAAAAATTTCCTCGAGCATGGCTCTGTTAAAG tAAAAATTGAACGTGTGTACAATCCAAATTTAGTATTGATACAACAACGTTACAAAAATGGACCGCTGCGCCGtgagaaatatttttatgctttAGTCAAAAAAGTTCAA aTATCGCATGACACAACTATAATTGCCATGGTTTCACCAAATGTAAATGATCACCACCCTTccaatataaaatataaaaacccAATAATAGAAAATGCAAATTCATTCAAAATTGATATTGATTCTGAAGATTATATTAGAAGAggaaaactaaaaaaaacgtTTGTTAACATAGCTGGATActacattaaaaaatgcagCACACATGTTGATGTCACCTATATCGCATCT ATTGATGGGCGTtcttactatttttaa